One stretch of Natronobacterium texcoconense DNA includes these proteins:
- a CDS encoding DUF7553 family protein: MSEQLKRARDDLEQAAKSADDDVRGEIHETADAFRDYVVGDHKPDHAVLDQHLNDIRQLSERADGNTEDQLESALEAAEEYREGVDQA; the protein is encoded by the coding sequence ATGTCCGAACAACTGAAACGAGCCCGCGACGACCTCGAGCAGGCGGCGAAATCGGCCGACGACGACGTTCGAGGGGAGATCCACGAAACCGCGGACGCGTTCCGCGACTACGTCGTCGGCGACCACAAACCGGACCACGCAGTTCTCGACCAACACCTAAACGACATTCGACAGCTCAGCGAGCGGGCGGACGGGAACACCGAGGATCAGCTCGAGAGCGCGCTCGAGGCGGCCGAAGAGTACCGGGAAGGAGTGGATCAAGCGTAA
- a CDS encoding PKD domain-containing protein, whose protein sequence is MYGSPTPTRWCLVVALLTVIAVPLLAGTGLASATTDAEQRVDAGQEQQASVLANEGNESSENETAVDPTASFDAPSSIEAGTSATFDASSSDPGDDEIAGYVWRVDEGDGEHMEITSSPTYEYTFEEPGSTEVHLEVITDDDRRDETTETVRVAVPTVEGTVVHAGDEVGDHDVVQLLDGDEEVATTETGDDGSFTLSPDDPGTYDLVYVDERVLEGDELVRNDLVDFYAIESVTIEDAETPVDVGTVTLPESNRLHWYVRDSESETGIENATVTYTHSNGGATVSHTTTTGPDGNAGLIGIGDEIEVETHGPEGYHDVESPERVDLDRNERKTVYLDGAITGSFDVDPEPVPIGENASVTLEAETGTAESITWFVDGAQVATDNQSIEVSATDPDPIDVSASLEGENDGTTTVTRSIPVDTLDRELRLEVPDRTNTHEPFAATAIHEVEQRNVSVESYNWQLHDESGERLEITRSSSPTTEFAVESLGDYTVSVVVRDEFDVTKSTNATIEADAIPSWAESGASHVEIGDVEMPLSLEGGSTTSIDVTATNTGDVPDLVDVTAENETSTVDRTTLELGSNETGSVTLEYTPPNRPGNYTLTVSTAHDRVQESYTVTASSNETDDGQAANATDGDPQELDLLPTPSVGADISAVSVSRDRLGSVVLGTATTTVLGGFGLLGYVVYTRPKESGVDWLASKREPPKADESQ, encoded by the coding sequence ATGTACGGGTCCCCAACACCGACGAGGTGGTGTCTCGTCGTTGCCCTCCTCACAGTCATCGCCGTACCGCTACTCGCGGGAACAGGCCTCGCCTCGGCGACAACCGACGCAGAGCAACGAGTAGACGCCGGCCAGGAGCAACAGGCGTCCGTCCTCGCGAACGAGGGGAACGAATCGTCGGAGAACGAAACCGCGGTCGACCCGACCGCCTCGTTCGATGCACCCTCCTCGATCGAAGCCGGGACGTCCGCGACGTTCGACGCCTCGAGTTCCGATCCCGGAGACGACGAGATAGCGGGATACGTCTGGCGGGTCGACGAGGGCGACGGCGAACACATGGAGATCACCTCGAGTCCGACCTACGAGTACACGTTCGAGGAACCCGGATCGACGGAGGTTCACCTCGAAGTGATAACTGACGACGACCGACGCGACGAAACCACCGAGACGGTTCGCGTCGCCGTACCGACCGTCGAAGGGACGGTCGTCCACGCCGGCGACGAGGTCGGCGACCACGACGTCGTCCAGTTGCTGGACGGTGACGAAGAGGTCGCCACGACCGAAACCGGCGACGACGGCTCGTTCACCCTGTCTCCGGACGATCCCGGAACGTACGACCTCGTCTACGTCGACGAACGCGTGCTCGAGGGCGACGAACTCGTGCGAAACGACCTGGTCGACTTCTACGCGATCGAGTCGGTCACCATCGAGGACGCTGAAACACCCGTCGACGTCGGGACGGTCACCCTCCCGGAGTCGAACCGGCTCCACTGGTACGTCCGCGATTCGGAGTCGGAAACCGGAATCGAGAACGCGACGGTAACCTACACGCACAGCAACGGCGGTGCAACGGTCAGCCACACGACGACGACCGGTCCGGACGGTAACGCGGGGCTGATCGGGATCGGCGACGAAATCGAAGTCGAGACGCACGGTCCGGAGGGATACCACGACGTGGAGTCGCCCGAGCGAGTAGACCTCGACAGAAACGAAAGGAAGACCGTCTACCTCGACGGGGCGATCACCGGATCGTTCGACGTCGATCCAGAACCGGTTCCGATCGGCGAAAACGCGAGCGTGACCCTCGAAGCGGAGACGGGGACCGCCGAATCGATAACCTGGTTCGTCGACGGAGCGCAAGTGGCGACGGACAACCAGTCGATCGAAGTCTCGGCGACGGATCCGGATCCGATCGACGTTTCCGCGAGTCTCGAGGGCGAAAACGACGGTACAACCACCGTCACGAGGTCGATTCCTGTAGACACACTGGACCGAGAACTACGCCTCGAGGTGCCAGACCGGACCAACACGCACGAACCGTTCGCCGCGACCGCGATCCACGAGGTCGAACAGCGAAACGTCAGCGTCGAATCCTACAACTGGCAACTGCACGACGAGAGTGGGGAACGACTCGAGATAACACGGTCCTCCTCGCCGACCACGGAGTTTGCAGTCGAATCGCTGGGCGACTACACCGTCTCGGTCGTGGTTCGAGACGAGTTCGACGTCACGAAATCGACGAACGCGACGATCGAAGCCGACGCGATACCCTCCTGGGCCGAATCCGGCGCGTCGCACGTCGAGATCGGCGACGTCGAGATGCCACTCTCGCTCGAGGGAGGTTCGACGACCTCGATCGACGTTACGGCGACGAACACCGGCGATGTACCGGATCTGGTCGACGTCACCGCCGAAAACGAGACCTCGACCGTCGACCGGACGACCCTCGAACTCGGCAGCAACGAGACGGGGTCGGTCACACTCGAGTACACGCCACCGAACCGACCCGGGAACTACACGCTAACCGTCTCGACGGCTCACGATCGGGTCCAGGAGTCCTACACCGTCACCGCGAGTTCGAACGAAACGGACGACGGCCAGGCTGCGAACGCGACCGACGGCGATCCACAGGAACTCGACCTGTTGCCGACGCCGTCCGTCGGTGCTGACATCAGCGCGGTTTCGGTCTCGCGGGATCGACTGGGGAGTGTCGTACTCGGGACTGCGACGACAACTGTTCTCGGCGGGTTCGGTCTCCTTGGATACGTCGTCTACACACGACCGAAGGAGAGCGGAGTGGATTGGTTGGCGTCGAAGAGAGAGCCTCCGAAGGCGGACGAGTCACAGTGA
- a CDS encoding DUF4397 domain-containing protein, giving the protein MPVSRRSALKTIGFAGGLTVASGTAFAKEHDDGPKEEPKEPVEDDEKPVAPVDAAFVRVAHFSPDAPNVDVYVDGAPVLEDFAYGEISPYLELEPGTYTVAITAAGDPDAVVFEDEVAVEAAYYTVAAIGELEAETFRPEILVDADPLPEDGEDAAFVRAAHFSPDAPAVDIWADDAPLVENVSFEDVSEYLAVPAGSYTLSIRPAGDPETDVATFDVDLDAGGVYTGYAIGYLEPPEDVTDRDFTVELAVDGPLDAEGGDNPTDEKEEPADEPKKDEPVDEKEEPADEPKKDEPVDEKEEPADEPKKDEPVDEKKEPADEPKDVEPDEKKRDEPVAKKEAEPKADEKQVADGKEKAAPTEKQY; this is encoded by the coding sequence ATGCCCGTATCACGACGTTCGGCGCTCAAGACGATCGGTTTCGCGGGTGGCCTCACGGTCGCCAGTGGCACTGCGTTCGCCAAAGAACACGACGACGGTCCGAAAGAGGAGCCGAAGGAACCAGTTGAAGACGACGAGAAGCCGGTAGCACCCGTCGACGCGGCGTTCGTCCGGGTCGCACACTTCTCGCCGGACGCGCCGAACGTGGACGTCTACGTCGACGGCGCGCCGGTGCTCGAGGACTTCGCGTACGGTGAGATTTCGCCGTACCTCGAGCTCGAACCCGGGACGTACACGGTTGCAATCACGGCCGCTGGCGATCCCGACGCCGTCGTCTTCGAGGACGAGGTCGCAGTTGAGGCGGCTTACTACACGGTCGCGGCGATCGGCGAACTCGAGGCCGAGACGTTCCGACCGGAGATTCTCGTCGACGCCGATCCGCTCCCCGAGGATGGCGAGGATGCGGCGTTCGTCCGGGCCGCACACTTCTCGCCCGATGCCCCCGCGGTCGACATCTGGGCCGACGACGCGCCGCTGGTCGAGAACGTCTCGTTCGAGGACGTCTCGGAGTACCTCGCGGTTCCCGCCGGTTCCTACACCCTCTCGATTCGACCCGCCGGTGACCCCGAGACCGACGTGGCGACGTTCGACGTCGACCTCGATGCCGGCGGTGTCTACACCGGCTACGCGATTGGGTACCTCGAGCCGCCCGAAGACGTGACCGATCGGGACTTCACGGTCGAACTGGCGGTCGACGGCCCGCTGGATGCCGAAGGGGGCGACAACCCGACGGACGAGAAGGAGGAACCAGCGGACGAACCGAAGAAGGACGAGCCTGTCGACGAGAAGGAGGAACCAGCCGACGAACCGAAGAAAGACGAGCCTGTCGACGAAAAGGAGGAACCAGCCGACGAACCGAAGAAAGACGAGCCTGTCGACGAAAAGAAGGAACCAGCTGACGAACCGAAAGACGTCGAACCGGACGAGAAGAAACGTGACGAACCGGTAGCGAAGAAGGAAGCCGAGCCGAAAGCGGACGAGAAGCAGGTTGCCGACGGCAAAGAGAAGGCAGCACCGACCGAGAAGCAGTATTAG
- a CDS encoding GNAT family N-acetyltransferase, which translates to MEIRPATHDDRDRIREVARETWHDTYDELEAETIDATIDEWYGDDALETAMTKPGTAFLVAEREKEVVGFTHGVVTEEEGDILRLSVHPDYQDEGIGTALYERLREDLQDFNMERMRAIDLASNEEGKGFYEHHGFEVTGEDTVEIGDEERTEVVYTLEL; encoded by the coding sequence ATGGAGATTCGTCCAGCCACCCACGACGACCGCGACCGGATCCGCGAGGTCGCCCGCGAAACGTGGCACGACACCTACGACGAACTCGAGGCCGAGACCATCGACGCCACCATCGACGAGTGGTACGGCGACGACGCGCTCGAGACGGCGATGACCAAACCCGGAACCGCGTTTCTGGTCGCCGAACGCGAGAAAGAGGTCGTCGGCTTCACCCACGGCGTCGTCACCGAGGAGGAAGGCGACATTTTACGGCTGTCCGTCCACCCCGACTATCAAGACGAGGGGATCGGGACTGCACTCTACGAGCGCCTGCGCGAGGACCTCCAGGACTTCAACATGGAGCGGATGCGCGCGATCGACCTGGCCTCGAACGAGGAGGGCAAAGGGTTCTACGAACACCACGGCTTCGAGGTGACCGGCGAGGACACCGTCGAAATTGGTGACGAGGAGCGGACGGAAGTGGTGTACACGCTGGAACTGTAA
- a CDS encoding SUI1 family translation initiation factor yields the protein MSNDDDELDDLLDELDSQGDLDASQQVLSIRTESRRYDKPVTIVEGFDLETSEIKSLASELKQSVGAGGTVDDGRIELQGDHRDRVPDLLRERGYEVRE from the coding sequence GTGTCCAACGACGACGACGAACTCGACGATTTGCTCGACGAACTCGACAGCCAGGGCGACCTCGACGCCTCCCAGCAAGTACTATCGATCCGAACCGAGAGCAGGCGGTACGATAAGCCGGTGACGATCGTCGAGGGGTTCGACCTCGAGACGAGCGAGATCAAGTCTCTCGCTTCGGAACTCAAGCAGTCGGTCGGCGCGGGCGGGACGGTCGACGACGGCCGAATCGAACTCCAGGGCGACCACCGGGACCGGGTTCCCGACTTGCTCCGGGAGCGTGGCTACGAGGTGCGTGAGTAG
- a CDS encoding amidohydrolase family protein gives MDLAITDTLALTMADDRLGILEDATIAIEDGEIAFVGPANEFEGDADRTIDGSGRVTMPGLVNVHAHTDLTLLRGGAQDVPEIEWMNRALGPLSEAMEHEDRIAGARLGVLEALRSGVTTVGEYTQDARRIVDAAHDPLGARVVAAETINAVDDAAADLGPDDPYPLDETQGRAGLERNEDLFDAYVDHDRVSCLYGPQALDMVPPELLEEIRDRAEDRDRGIHMHVAQGEREQRQIEARYGEDETTVSVLEDLGLVSDRLLAAHLHGATQEERRRLAEAGVRMAANPSSIAAIDGITPPIVDYRNRGGVAGIGTDQAPGPGGHDFLRELRTMALLAKTKRTDPTAFPAWAALRVGTIEGARTLGIVDRVGSLEEGKRADLVVCDLEHPSVAPTVSEPLHTAVPNLVYGGSGSVVETVVVDGEVVLEDGRLQTADEDEILETATERATVVFERASDDWQSADSVLVDRAENGWL, from the coding sequence ATGGACCTCGCGATCACCGACACGCTCGCGCTCACGATGGCCGACGACCGACTCGGTATTCTCGAGGACGCGACGATTGCAATCGAGGACGGCGAAATCGCGTTCGTCGGACCGGCGAATGAGTTCGAGGGCGACGCCGACCGGACGATCGACGGCTCGGGTCGGGTGACGATGCCCGGACTGGTGAACGTCCACGCCCACACCGACCTGACGCTGCTGCGCGGCGGCGCACAGGACGTCCCCGAAATCGAGTGGATGAACCGCGCGCTCGGCCCGCTCTCGGAAGCGATGGAACACGAGGACCGCATCGCCGGCGCACGGCTGGGCGTCCTCGAGGCGCTCCGGTCGGGCGTGACGACGGTCGGCGAGTACACGCAGGATGCACGCCGGATCGTCGACGCGGCCCACGACCCCCTCGGCGCTCGTGTCGTCGCCGCGGAGACGATCAACGCCGTCGACGACGCAGCTGCTGACCTCGGACCCGACGACCCGTATCCGCTGGACGAGACACAGGGACGAGCGGGACTCGAGCGCAACGAGGACCTGTTCGACGCCTACGTCGACCACGACCGGGTCTCCTGTCTGTACGGGCCGCAGGCGCTCGATATGGTGCCGCCGGAACTGTTAGAGGAGATCCGCGACCGCGCCGAGGACCGCGACCGCGGCATCCACATGCACGTCGCACAGGGCGAGCGCGAACAGCGCCAGATAGAGGCCCGCTACGGCGAGGACGAGACGACCGTGAGCGTCCTCGAGGACCTCGGGCTGGTCTCCGACCGGCTGCTCGCGGCCCACCTCCACGGGGCGACCCAGGAGGAGCGCCGTCGACTCGCGGAGGCGGGCGTTCGGATGGCCGCGAACCCGAGTTCGATCGCCGCCATCGACGGAATTACGCCGCCGATAGTCGACTACCGCAACCGCGGCGGCGTCGCGGGCATCGGGACCGATCAGGCACCAGGGCCGGGCGGACACGACTTCCTGCGAGAACTCCGGACGATGGCCTTGCTCGCGAAGACGAAACGCACCGATCCGACCGCGTTCCCCGCGTGGGCGGCGCTTCGCGTCGGGACGATCGAGGGCGCTCGCACGCTCGGCATCGTCGACCGCGTCGGTTCCCTCGAGGAGGGCAAACGCGCGGATCTCGTGGTCTGTGACCTCGAGCATCCCTCGGTCGCGCCGACCGTCTCGGAGCCGCTACACACCGCGGTACCGAACCTCGTCTACGGCGGTTCGGGAAGCGTCGTCGAGACGGTCGTCGTCGACGGCGAGGTGGTTCTCGAGGACGGACGACTCCAGACAGCCGACGAAGACGAGATTCTCGAGACCGCTACCGAGCGAGCGACGGTCGTCTTCGAGCGGGCGAGCGACGACTGGCAAAGTGCCGATTCGGTGCTCGTCGACCGCGCCGAGAACGGCTGGCTCTGA
- a CDS encoding ASCH domain-containing protein, giving the protein METIDASDLLPAERLRDSVLEGEITQIHRGDPHAEEGDTFEIDGTTFEVLEVTERRLGDLTDEDAQAEGSDDLEAYKRRIERTHDTEWDDESTAFLHRFEPVA; this is encoded by the coding sequence ATGGAAACGATCGATGCGAGCGACCTGCTTCCCGCCGAACGGCTCCGAGATAGCGTCCTCGAGGGCGAAATCACGCAGATCCATCGCGGTGATCCACACGCCGAGGAAGGCGACACGTTCGAAATCGACGGAACGACGTTCGAGGTCCTCGAGGTGACCGAACGTCGACTCGGTGATCTCACCGACGAGGACGCCCAGGCCGAAGGATCGGACGACCTCGAAGCGTACAAACGGCGGATCGAACGAACTCACGACACCGAGTGGGACGACGAGAGTACCGCGTTCCTGCACCGATTCGAACCCGTGGCGTAG
- the uvrB gene encoding excinuclease ABC subunit UvrB — protein sequence MSDSRGPLQPDRPDVDRPFEVDAPFEPAGDQPEAIEQLAEGFRQGMDKQTLLGVTGSGKTNTVSWTIEEIQKPTLVIAHNKTLAAQLYEEFRNLFPENAVEYFVSYYDYYQPEAYVEQTDTYIDKDASINDEIDRLRHSATRSLLTREDVIVVASVSAIYGLGDPRNYVDMSMRLEVGEEVGRDELLARLVDLNYERNDVDFTQGTFRVRGDTIEIYPMYGRYAVRVELWGDEIDRMVKVDPLEGTTQGDQQAVLIHPAEHYSIPETKLERAMEEIREDLDKRISYFERKGDMIAAQRIEERTTFDLEMMQETGYCSGIENYSVYLSDRESGEAPYTLLDYFPDDFLTVVDESHVTLPQVRGQYAGDKSRKDSLVENGFRLPTAYDNRPLTFEEFQEKTNQTLYVSATPADYETEHSDQVVEQIVRPTHLVDPEVEVSPASGQIDDLMDRIDERIERDERTLVTTLTKRMAEDLTEYLEEAGVDVEYMHDETDTLERHEIIRSLRLGEIDVLVGINLLREGLDIPEVSLVGILDADQEGFLRSETTLIQTMGRAARNVNGKVVLYADDPSNAMESAIEETRRRRTIQQEYNEEHGFEPTTIEKEVGETNLPGSKTETTQVSGRSIDDEEEAARYIAELEDRMEEAASNLEFELAADIRDRIREVREEFDLESEEDEGIAPPTEEF from the coding sequence ATGAGTGACTCTCGAGGGCCGCTACAGCCGGACCGTCCCGACGTCGACCGTCCGTTCGAGGTCGATGCACCGTTCGAACCGGCGGGCGACCAGCCCGAGGCGATCGAACAGTTGGCCGAGGGCTTCCGGCAGGGGATGGACAAGCAAACCCTGCTGGGCGTGACTGGCTCGGGCAAGACCAACACCGTCTCGTGGACGATCGAGGAGATACAGAAGCCGACGCTGGTGATCGCCCACAACAAGACGCTCGCGGCGCAGTTGTACGAGGAGTTCCGGAACCTCTTCCCCGAGAACGCCGTCGAGTACTTCGTCTCCTACTACGACTACTACCAGCCCGAGGCCTACGTCGAACAGACCGACACCTACATCGACAAGGACGCCTCGATCAACGACGAAATCGACCGCCTGCGGCACAGCGCGACCCGCTCGCTCCTGACGCGCGAGGACGTGATCGTCGTCGCCTCCGTCTCCGCCATCTACGGCCTCGGTGACCCGCGCAACTACGTCGACATGTCGATGCGCCTCGAGGTCGGCGAAGAGGTTGGCCGCGACGAACTGCTGGCGCGGCTGGTGGACCTGAACTACGAGCGCAACGACGTCGACTTCACGCAGGGTACCTTCAGAGTGCGCGGCGATACCATCGAGATCTACCCGATGTACGGCCGCTACGCGGTACGCGTCGAACTGTGGGGCGACGAGATCGACCGCATGGTGAAGGTCGATCCCCTCGAGGGGACCACCCAGGGCGACCAGCAGGCCGTCCTCATCCACCCGGCGGAGCACTACTCGATTCCGGAGACGAAACTCGAGCGTGCGATGGAGGAGATTCGCGAGGACCTCGACAAGCGAATTTCGTACTTCGAGCGCAAGGGTGACATGATCGCCGCCCAGCGCATCGAGGAGCGGACGACGTTCGACCTCGAGATGATGCAGGAGACGGGCTACTGTTCGGGGATCGAGAACTACTCCGTCTACCTCTCGGATCGGGAATCGGGAGAAGCGCCGTACACTCTGCTGGACTACTTCCCGGACGACTTTCTCACCGTCGTCGACGAGTCCCACGTGACCCTTCCGCAGGTTCGTGGCCAGTACGCCGGCGACAAGTCCCGCAAGGACTCGCTGGTCGAGAACGGGTTTCGACTCCCCACTGCGTACGACAACCGACCGCTCACGTTCGAGGAGTTCCAGGAGAAGACGAACCAGACCCTCTACGTCAGCGCGACGCCAGCCGACTACGAGACCGAGCACAGCGACCAGGTCGTCGAACAGATCGTTCGGCCCACCCACCTCGTCGACCCCGAGGTCGAGGTGTCGCCGGCCAGCGGCCAGATCGACGACCTGATGGACCGCATCGACGAGCGCATCGAGCGCGACGAGCGCACGCTGGTGACGACGCTCACCAAACGGATGGCCGAGGACCTCACGGAATACCTCGAGGAGGCCGGCGTCGACGTCGAGTACATGCACGACGAGACCGACACCTTGGAGCGCCACGAGATCATCCGCTCGCTGCGACTCGGCGAGATCGACGTCCTCGTGGGGATCAACCTCCTGCGGGAGGGACTGGACATCCCCGAGGTCTCGCTCGTGGGGATTCTCGACGCCGACCAGGAAGGGTTCCTGCGCTCGGAGACGACCCTGATCCAGACGATGGGTCGGGCCGCACGAAACGTCAACGGGAAGGTCGTCCTCTACGCCGACGACCCCTCGAACGCGATGGAATCCGCGATCGAGGAAACCCGGCGTCGCCGGACCATTCAGCAGGAGTACAACGAAGAACACGGCTTCGAACCAACCACGATCGAGAAGGAAGTCGGCGAGACGAACCTCCCCGGCAGCAAGACCGAAACCACGCAGGTCTCCGGCCGCTCGATCGACGACGAGGAGGAAGCTGCCCGTTACATCGCCGAACTCGAGGACCGGATGGAAGAAGCCGCGAGCAACCTCGAGTTCGAACTCGCGGCCGATATTCGGGATCGAATTCGGGAAGTGCGTGAGGAGTTCGACCTCGAGAGTGAGGAAGACGAAGGGATCGCGCCGCCGACCGAGGAGTTCTGA
- a CDS encoding PH domain-containing protein, protein MTEQDEVTGDESSGAVEDTTTGGDNRTERDGDESSEEPVTVAFEDDPSEGRDVLSGDLRYETTPMLRPVVVMLATVLVGGSVAMAIPLLRPDLFGDPVLAEIVLYAVAVLVTVTVVRYAIRLVVLARTRYEIREDALVRRYSLAYKRTVRKIPISKLRGHEFTQSRYQAWLDVGTIRLLTAGTNRSLGFLAFEHLKDPKVVEREIQTLLVERETEE, encoded by the coding sequence ATGACCGAACAGGACGAGGTCACCGGTGACGAATCCAGTGGCGCTGTCGAAGACACCACCACTGGCGGCGACAACCGTACCGAACGGGACGGAGACGAATCGTCCGAAGAGCCGGTCACCGTCGCGTTCGAGGACGATCCGTCGGAAGGGCGAGACGTTCTCTCCGGCGATCTGCGGTACGAGACGACGCCGATGCTTCGACCCGTGGTCGTGATGCTCGCGACCGTCCTCGTCGGCGGTTCGGTCGCGATGGCGATCCCCCTGCTCCGACCCGACCTGTTCGGCGATCCGGTGCTCGCCGAAATCGTACTGTACGCGGTCGCCGTTCTGGTCACGGTGACGGTCGTCAGGTACGCGATACGCCTCGTCGTTCTGGCCCGGACCAGATACGAGATCCGAGAGGACGCGCTCGTTCGCCGCTACAGTCTCGCGTACAAGCGAACGGTCCGGAAGATACCGATAAGCAAGCTCAGGGGCCACGAGTTCACCCAGAGCCGGTACCAGGCCTGGCTCGACGTCGGAACGATTCGGCTGCTGACCGCCGGGACGAACCGCAGTCTCGGATTCCTGGCGTTCGAACACCTCAAAGACCCCAAGGTCGTCGAACGAGAAATTCAGACGTTGCTCGTCGAGCGCGAAACTGAAGAGTAG
- a CDS encoding ORC1-type DNA replication protein yields the protein MADDPEEGMLSWDESVFRDEHVFEIDYVPETFKHREGQMETLTYALRPAVRGSRPLNVMVRGPPGTGKTTAIQKLFDEIGTQTSDVWTIRVNCQVNSTRYSVFSRLFEGTFDYEPPSSGISFKKLFGQIAEKLVEEDRTLVVALDDVNYLFYENEASDALYSLLRAHEEHPGAKIGVIVVSSDPALDVIDELDSRVQSVFRPEDVYFPVYDAPEIVDILDERVERGFNDGVIGRQTLEYVAELTAESGDLRVGIDLLRRAGLNAEMRASRTVEREDVEDAYQTSKYVNLSRSLSGLTDNERALLEVIAHNDGDQAGDVYEAFHERTNLGYTRYSEIVNKLDQLGLIEAEYTEVDGRGRSRSLSLAYEKDAVLDRLE from the coding sequence ATGGCAGACGACCCCGAAGAGGGGATGTTGTCGTGGGACGAATCCGTCTTTAGAGACGAGCACGTCTTCGAAATCGACTACGTCCCCGAGACGTTCAAACACCGCGAGGGCCAGATGGAGACGCTCACGTACGCCCTGCGCCCGGCGGTTCGGGGATCACGTCCGCTGAACGTGATGGTCCGTGGCCCGCCCGGGACGGGGAAGACGACGGCCATCCAGAAGCTGTTCGACGAGATCGGCACCCAGACCAGCGACGTCTGGACCATCCGCGTCAACTGTCAGGTCAACTCGACGCGGTACTCGGTGTTCTCCCGGCTGTTCGAGGGAACCTTCGACTACGAACCACCGTCGTCGGGCATCTCGTTCAAGAAACTGTTCGGCCAGATCGCGGAGAAACTCGTCGAGGAAGACCGAACCCTCGTCGTCGCGCTGGACGACGTCAACTACCTGTTCTACGAAAACGAAGCCAGTGACGCGCTGTACTCGCTATTGCGGGCCCACGAGGAACACCCCGGCGCGAAGATCGGCGTCATCGTCGTCTCCTCCGACCCCGCCCTGGACGTCATCGACGAACTCGACTCCCGCGTCCAGAGCGTCTTCCGGCCCGAAGACGTCTACTTCCCGGTCTACGACGCTCCCGAGATCGTCGACATCCTCGACGAACGAGTCGAACGCGGCTTCAACGACGGCGTCATCGGCCGCCAGACCCTCGAGTACGTCGCTGAACTCACCGCCGAGAGCGGCGACCTGCGGGTTGGGATCGACCTCCTGCGGCGGGCGGGGCTGAACGCCGAGATGCGCGCCAGCCGAACCGTCGAACGCGAAGACGTCGAGGATGCCTACCAGACCTCGAAGTACGTCAACCTCTCGCGAAGCCTCTCGGGGCTGACCGACAACGAACGAGCGCTGCTCGAGGTGATCGCCCACAACGACGGCGACCAGGCCGGCGACGTCTACGAGGCGTTCCACGAACGCACCAACCTCGGCTACACCAGATACTCCGAAATCGTCAACAAACTCGACCAGCTCGGGCTGATCGAGGCCGAGTACACGGAGGTCGACGGTCGCGGACGTTCCCGGTCGCTGTCCTTGGCCTACGAAAAAGACGCCGTATTGGACCGACTCGAGTAA
- a CDS encoding ArsR/SmtB family transcription factor: MPRHMVPPVEQSLDTETVLSLLSDEYVSEILEALTDGPATATELTEHCSGSKVTVYRRLNSLEENDLVEVTTDIKCDGHHCKVYRNAINEITVAVTDDGPELEVVRTSAR; encoded by the coding sequence ATGCCACGACACATGGTTCCTCCAGTGGAGCAGTCGCTCGATACAGAAACCGTGCTCTCGCTGCTCAGTGACGAATACGTCAGCGAAATTCTCGAGGCGCTTACCGACGGTCCAGCCACGGCAACAGAGCTGACGGAACACTGCAGTGGCTCGAAAGTGACGGTCTACCGGCGATTGAACAGTCTCGAGGAGAACGACCTGGTCGAGGTAACGACCGACATCAAGTGCGACGGCCACCACTGCAAGGTGTATCGCAACGCAATCAACGAGATAACGGTCGCAGTAACGGACGATGGGCCCGAGTTAGAGGTCGTACGGACGAGTGCTCGGTAG
- a CDS encoding DUF1059 domain-containing protein, protein MVYQFECSEGRCEFLIRSGSADEVKRLARAHARMVHRGRIETADLERDVERIELA, encoded by the coding sequence ATGGTGTACCAATTCGAGTGTTCGGAGGGGCGCTGTGAGTTCCTGATCCGCTCGGGCAGTGCCGACGAGGTGAAACGACTGGCACGAGCACACGCCCGCATGGTCCACAGGGGCCGGATCGAGACGGCGGACCTCGAGCGAGACGTGGAGCGGATCGAACTGGCCTGA